In one Pseudarthrobacter sp. NBSH8 genomic region, the following are encoded:
- a CDS encoding flagellar biosynthesis protein FlhB, whose translation MSDSQERTEQATDKRMREVRSKGQLTRSQDLTAWLGVGAGAVMLPATIERASNAAVDQMFSVRALMAGPEPEKALQAMEAGLGSTAAVLGPMFVVVFLVVLGGSAVQGGVHFKKFRADFEHFNLLSGMKRLFGAQAVWGGVKALLKATVVGVVLYMVVKGLIPVLLTAGGLPVAGVIQAATDGIGALIQFAVAAGLVLAAADVLVVMRRNRKKTRMSKKEVTDENKNTDGDPLIRAQRRSRQLSMSRNRMIAAIADADVVLVNPTHVAVALKYDAGKSAPRVVAKGAGVIAARIRQEAEAKDVPMVQDVPLARALHSACELGQEIPVELYRAVAGVLAFVMALKSRGAARGLHQMADAV comes from the coding sequence GTGTCCGATTCGCAGGAGAGAACCGAGCAGGCCACTGACAAACGGATGCGGGAGGTCCGGTCCAAGGGCCAGCTCACGCGTTCGCAGGACCTTACAGCGTGGCTCGGCGTCGGTGCCGGTGCCGTCATGCTCCCCGCCACCATTGAGCGGGCATCCAATGCCGCCGTGGACCAGATGTTCAGCGTCCGCGCCCTCATGGCCGGGCCCGAACCGGAGAAGGCCCTGCAGGCCATGGAAGCCGGACTCGGTTCAACGGCAGCGGTCCTGGGGCCCATGTTCGTGGTGGTTTTCCTGGTGGTGCTGGGCGGCTCCGCGGTGCAGGGCGGTGTCCACTTCAAGAAGTTCCGCGCCGACTTCGAGCATTTCAACCTGCTCAGCGGCATGAAGCGGCTCTTCGGCGCGCAGGCCGTCTGGGGCGGCGTGAAGGCGCTCCTGAAGGCCACCGTCGTCGGGGTGGTGCTGTACATGGTGGTGAAGGGCCTGATCCCCGTACTGCTCACCGCCGGCGGGCTGCCGGTGGCCGGCGTGATCCAGGCGGCCACGGACGGCATCGGCGCGCTGATCCAGTTCGCGGTGGCCGCGGGCCTGGTGCTGGCCGCCGCGGACGTCCTGGTGGTCATGCGCCGCAACCGCAAGAAGACGCGCATGTCCAAGAAAGAAGTCACGGACGAGAACAAGAACACCGACGGCGATCCTCTCATCCGCGCCCAACGCCGTTCCCGGCAGCTGTCCATGAGTCGGAACCGCATGATCGCCGCCATTGCGGACGCCGACGTCGTGCTGGTCAACCCCACGCACGTGGCGGTTGCGCTGAAGTACGACGCCGGCAAATCGGCCCCGCGCGTGGTGGCCAAGGGGGCGGGGGTCATCGCCGCCCGCATCCGGCAGGAAGCGGAGGCGAAGGACGTGCCCATGGTGCAGGACGTTCCGTTGGCGCGGGCCCTGCACTCGGCCTGCGAGCTTGGCCAGGAGATCCCGGTGGAGCTGTACCGCGCGGTGGCCGGCGTGCTGGCGTTCGTGATGGCGCTCAAATCCCGCGGCGCAGCCCGCGGCCTGCACCAGATGGCGGATGCCGTATGA
- a CDS encoding flagellar biosynthetic protein FliR — translation MDIPIDQSWLEVLLLASVRMIAFLVVAPPFAYHAIPARVKAMLGLGLGLAVSGRLADGHVPLDTGGFVTAIVLELVTGLALGFLVYLVFAAVQSAGSLIDLFSGFQMAQAFDPQMMINGAQFTRLLQMAALALLFASDGYQMVIGGLTGSFAAFPLAGGIDLARPAEAMIEAVTGMFLCAVQIAGPLLVVLLLADVGLGLLTRVAPALNAFALGFPLKILLTLTLAGFLFLGLPRIVVVLSERAVSTLMGVG, via the coding sequence GTGGACATACCGATCGACCAGTCCTGGCTTGAGGTTCTCCTGCTGGCCTCGGTCAGGATGATCGCGTTCCTGGTGGTGGCCCCGCCCTTCGCCTACCACGCCATCCCTGCCCGGGTTAAGGCCATGTTGGGGCTGGGCCTTGGCCTGGCTGTCTCCGGGCGCCTCGCGGACGGCCACGTCCCGCTCGATACCGGCGGCTTCGTCACGGCCATAGTCCTGGAGCTCGTCACCGGTTTGGCGCTGGGGTTCCTGGTGTACCTGGTCTTCGCGGCCGTCCAGTCGGCCGGCAGCCTGATTGACCTCTTCAGCGGTTTCCAGATGGCCCAGGCGTTCGATCCCCAGATGATGATCAACGGCGCCCAGTTCACCCGGCTGCTGCAGATGGCAGCGCTGGCCCTGTTGTTCGCCTCGGACGGTTATCAGATGGTAATCGGCGGACTGACCGGCAGTTTCGCGGCCTTCCCGCTGGCCGGCGGCATTGACCTGGCCCGGCCGGCGGAGGCCATGATCGAGGCTGTCACCGGCATGTTCCTCTGCGCCGTGCAGATCGCAGGGCCGCTGCTGGTGGTGCTGTTGCTCGCGGACGTCGGCCTCGGCCTGCTGACGCGCGTGGCGCCGGCCCTGAACGCGTTCGCGCTGGGTTTCCCGCTCAAGATCCTCCTGACGCTCACCTTGGCCGGCTTCCTGTTCCTGGGGCTGCCGCGGATCGTCGTGGTCCTGTCCGAACGGGCAGTCAGCACCTTGATGGGGGTGGGCTGA
- the fliQ gene encoding flagellar biosynthesis protein FliQ yields MDTNAVLDITLQALIVAAKLSAPVLVTALVVGLAISLLQSITQLQEATLSFVPKAVAVALALVVCGHWMITEMVAFTHELFARIPGLIGGA; encoded by the coding sequence ATGGATACCAACGCCGTCCTGGACATCACGCTCCAGGCCCTCATCGTCGCCGCGAAGCTCTCCGCGCCTGTGCTGGTCACGGCGCTCGTGGTGGGCCTGGCGATTTCGCTCCTGCAGTCCATTACGCAGCTGCAGGAAGCCACCCTGTCCTTTGTGCCCAAGGCGGTGGCGGTGGCTCTCGCCCTGGTGGTGTGTGGGCACTGGATGATCACCGAAATGGTCGCGTTCACCCACGAGCTCTTCGCCCGCATCCCTGGGCTGATCGGGGGAGCGTGA
- the fliP gene encoding flagellar type III secretion system pore protein FliP (The bacterial flagellar biogenesis protein FliP forms a type III secretion system (T3SS)-type pore required for flagellar assembly.) — protein sequence MVWLGASAGHAAPVPPTPPSDPSPPGGGNVSIEINGLDGQPSTAVVTLIGITLLSVAPALLLMMTSFTKIFVVLAMTRNALSLPSIPPNQVLAGLALFLSLFVMWPVITEMNTTGVQPYLDGSIDFNGAVAAGTGPLQRFMLAHTREEDIALMTRAARMANPANPESVPLQTLIPAFMISELRAAFIIGFVIFIPFLVIDIVVSAALMSMGMMMLPPVMISLPFKILLFILVDGWGLVITSLIQSYSS from the coding sequence ATGGTGTGGCTGGGCGCCTCGGCAGGTCACGCGGCGCCGGTGCCTCCTACCCCGCCGTCGGACCCGTCCCCTCCCGGGGGCGGCAATGTCAGCATCGAGATCAACGGCCTGGACGGCCAGCCCTCCACGGCCGTGGTGACCCTGATCGGCATCACCCTGCTGTCCGTGGCGCCGGCGCTGCTGCTGATGATGACGTCCTTCACCAAGATCTTCGTGGTGCTGGCCATGACCCGCAACGCCCTGTCCCTGCCGTCCATCCCGCCCAACCAGGTGCTGGCGGGTCTGGCCCTGTTCCTGTCGCTGTTTGTCATGTGGCCCGTCATCACCGAGATGAACACCACCGGCGTGCAGCCCTACCTGGACGGCAGCATCGATTTCAACGGAGCCGTCGCCGCGGGCACCGGCCCGCTGCAGCGGTTCATGCTGGCCCACACCCGGGAGGAGGACATCGCCCTGATGACCCGGGCTGCCAGGATGGCCAACCCGGCCAACCCCGAATCGGTGCCGCTGCAGACCCTCATCCCGGCGTTTATGATCTCCGAACTGCGGGCCGCGTTCATCATCGGGTTCGTCATTTTCATCCCGTTCCTGGTGATTGACATTGTGGTCTCCGCGGCCCTGATGTCCATGGGCATGATGATGCTCCCGCCGGTGATGATCTCCCTGCCGTTCAAGATCCTGCTGTTCATCCTGGTGGACGGCTGGGGCCTGGTCATCACCTCCCTCATCCAGAGTTACAGCAGCTGA
- the fliO gene encoding flagellar biosynthetic protein FliO produces the protein MDSLILGLRVLVALGAVLGLMWFLQRRIGAAKGRGRRSAGRTLNLVSRQSVGQKASVVVIDAGDRRFLLGVTEHSINVLHTGDIPAEAVESTTAAHQFGPAADGMPEQPAWAGFAGLLQEAAGMPRRGQGRRRN, from the coding sequence ATGGATTCACTCATCCTGGGGCTGCGGGTTCTCGTGGCCCTTGGTGCGGTGCTGGGCCTTATGTGGTTCCTGCAGCGCCGCATCGGCGCCGCGAAGGGCAGGGGCCGCCGCAGTGCCGGCCGCACCCTGAACCTGGTGAGCCGACAGAGCGTGGGCCAGAAGGCCTCCGTGGTGGTGATTGACGCGGGGGACCGGCGCTTCCTGCTGGGCGTCACCGAACACAGCATCAACGTCCTGCATACGGGGGACATCCCCGCTGAAGCGGTGGAATCGACGACGGCGGCGCACCAGTTCGGCCCGGCGGCGGACGGCATGCCGGAGCAGCCCGCCTGGGCCGGGTTCGCTGGCCTCCTCCAGGAGGCGGCCGGCATGCCCCGCCGCGGCCAGGGGAGACGCCGCAATTGA
- the fliN gene encoding flagellar motor switch protein FliN, which yields MSLTLTLRESAAERLALYLPHPAALTVSGLVSPHAAAPYAAQGVVATFVGDVTADLALVLMDRSFLAAAGGPVGGVVSVVDVLRPAMEAAAAVFNAGVLGELREEDAASLLADAETAVFELTDGASPAGWFAVRVREHGTGRGRTQASGGSASARLGLISNVEMALTVEIGRTRMSVRDALALEPGKVIELDRSAGAPADVLLNGRLIAHGEVVVVDQDYAVRITRILDTAEGLD from the coding sequence ATGAGCTTAACCCTGACCCTGCGCGAGTCCGCCGCTGAGCGGTTGGCGCTGTACCTGCCGCATCCGGCCGCGCTGACCGTCTCCGGACTGGTCTCACCGCACGCCGCCGCGCCATACGCCGCCCAGGGTGTGGTGGCGACGTTCGTGGGAGACGTCACGGCGGATCTCGCCCTGGTGCTGATGGACCGGTCCTTCCTGGCGGCCGCCGGAGGCCCCGTCGGCGGTGTAGTGTCCGTGGTGGACGTGCTGCGCCCGGCCATGGAGGCCGCCGCGGCGGTGTTCAACGCCGGCGTGCTGGGTGAGTTGCGCGAGGAGGACGCGGCCAGTCTGCTTGCCGACGCCGAAACGGCCGTGTTCGAGTTGACTGACGGCGCCAGCCCGGCCGGCTGGTTCGCGGTGCGGGTGCGCGAACACGGCACCGGCCGGGGACGCACTCAGGCCTCGGGCGGCTCCGCCTCGGCAAGGCTCGGCCTGATCAGCAACGTCGAAATGGCCCTGACGGTGGAGATTGGCCGCACCAGGATGTCCGTCCGCGACGCCCTGGCCCTGGAACCCGGCAAGGTCATCGAGCTCGACCGGTCCGCCGGCGCCCCGGCCGATGTGCTGCTCAACGGCCGCCTGATCGCCCACGGCGAAGTGGTGGTGGTGGACCAGGACTACGCCGTCCGCATCACCCGCATCCTGGACACCGCCGAGGGACTCGACTAA